The region CAGTACTTGTATATACAGCAGCCCGAAGCATGTGGCAGGAGTTATATGCGGATTTTGTATTCTTTGATCTTTGCCCGTAAGGTGTTCCTGTTAATGCCGAGCGTCTTTGCGGTCCTGAGCTGGTTGCCCCCTGTCTCCCTGAGGACAATCGCAATCAGTGACTGTTCAACTTCGGAAAGCACGGTATCGAAGAGGTTACAGTTGTCGAGCTTCGTCATTTCTTTCAGATAACGCCTCAGCTTCTCCTCAAGAAACTCCTTTATCGAACATGAACCTATATCCTCAATCATAAGGTCTTTCCTTCTGATAACCGCGCCGGTTGATAGGATTGCTGCCCTTTTCATGGTATTCTCGAGCTCTCGCATATTGCACGGCCAGTCGTATTTCAAAAGATAGTCTCTTGCATCTTTCGAAAGGTCTTTCGGTCCTGTCTCGAATTTCTCAACCGCCTGCTTCAGGAAATAGTGTGCAAGAGGGAGAATGTCCTCCCTTAGTTCTCTCAGAGGAGGTATCTTGACCTGCGCGGTATTGAAACATTCATAAAAATCCTTGTGCATCTGTCCTTTTTTTACGACATCCCTTATATCCCTGCTTGTTGCACCGATTATTCTCACATCAGACCCCGTCGTACTTCCGCTGCCCGGGTCTTTGTCCTTCATGAATCTGAGAAATTTCTCCTGCAGATTCATACCCATTTCTGCTATCTCCTCGATGAAAAGCGTGCCTCCGTCTGCCTCTTTGACCTTCCCGTGTTTTTTCACCCTGGCATTTGGAAAAGAATCTTTTTCATATCCGAACATCTCTGCTTCGATGAGTTCGGAAGGGGTAGAAGACAGATTTATCGCAACAAAAGGACCTGCCTTGCGCGGGCTGCTGTAATGAATAGCTTTTGCGGCAAGCTCCTTGTATGTACCGCTCTCGCCGGATATCAGTACAGCGATATCTTTTGATGCTATTTTTTTAATTTCCTTGAAGATTTTCAGGATCTTGGTGCTTTTTCCCAATATCTGGGGAGGCCGGACTAAGATATCTCTGTCAACAGGGAACTCCATCTTCATCTTTCCGCTTAACTATTTGATTAACAAGGGGAATTTAATATTTAAACCGCACAAAACAACAGCACAACCTCTTATTAGGAACTGTGTGTAAATTTACCATAATAAATCAAATTTTGCAAGAAGTTACATTGACATGAGTTTTGTGAAATTGTTAAAATTTATTCTCGATTTTGTACCAGGGAGGGGGGGGTATATGGATGCCCTACGTGAGGGTTCGGGAGAGCGATTCCTTTGAAAATGCGCTGAAAAGATTCAAAAAACAGTGTGAAAAAGAAGGAATACTCTCCGAAATAAAAAAGAGAGAGCATTACGAAAAGCCAAGCGTCAAAAGGAAAAAAAAGGCCCTTGCTGCGCGTAAAAAAGCCCTCAAGAAATTCAGACTGGCGGTCAGGTAATGCCCCTCCAGAAAAAAATTGACGATGATTTGAAGGCTGCAATGAAATCATCGGACAGTCTGAAAGTCTCTGT is a window of Nitrospirota bacterium DNA encoding:
- a CDS encoding sigma-54 dependent transcriptional regulator, whose amino-acid sequence is MEFPVDRDILVRPPQILGKSTKILKIFKEIKKIASKDIAVLISGESGTYKELAAKAIHYSSPRKAGPFVAINLSSTPSELIEAEMFGYEKDSFPNARVKKHGKVKEADGGTLFIEEIAEMGMNLQEKFLRFMKDKDPGSGSTTGSDVRIIGATSRDIRDVVKKGQMHKDFYECFNTAQVKIPPLRELREDILPLAHYFLKQAVEKFETGPKDLSKDARDYLLKYDWPCNMRELENTMKRAAILSTGAVIRRKDLMIEDIGSCSIKEFLEEKLRRYLKEMTKLDNCNLFDTVLSEVEQSLIAIVLRETGGNQLRTAKTLGINRNTLRAKIKEYKIRI
- the rpsU gene encoding 30S ribosomal protein S21, giving the protein MPYVRVRESDSFENALKRFKKQCEKEGILSEIKKREHYEKPSVKRKKKALAARKKALKKFRLAVR